One segment of Clostridium ljungdahlii DSM 13528 DNA contains the following:
- the cysS gene encoding cysteine--tRNA ligase yields MKIFNTMTREKEEFVPLDSDEVKMYVCGPTVYNFFHIGNARTFVVFDTVRRYLEYKGYKVRFVQNFTDIDDKMIKKAQDEHITVKELGDKFIKEYYKDADALHIKRATVNPRATLYITKIIEFIGDLIDRDYAYEIDGDVYFSTKKFSNYGKLSGQNIDDLRAGARIDVDERKKDPMDFAVWKGQKPGEPAWESPWGMGRPGWHIECSCMAHDLLGETIDIHAGGSDLMFPHHENEIAQSEGRTGKTFARYWMHSAFVNVNNQKMSKSLNNFFTVREILEKYEPDVIRMFMLSGHYRTQINFSMELLDSTKSALDRLYNSITNLENLLDNKEDIPISENEKEYRNKLGKYKQRYIEKMDDDFNTADAISVIFDLVKDINVSINKDSSVEVIRDSLNLIRELGAPLGILQQSKRGSIEKEIEALIEKRQIARSEKNWALSDKIRDDLKAQGIVLEDTPEGVRWKRV; encoded by the coding sequence ATGAAAATTTTTAATACAATGACCAGGGAAAAGGAAGAATTCGTTCCATTGGATTCCGATGAAGTAAAAATGTATGTATGTGGCCCTACAGTATATAATTTTTTTCATATAGGCAATGCAAGAACTTTTGTTGTGTTTGATACGGTTAGACGGTATTTAGAGTACAAGGGATATAAAGTAAGATTCGTGCAAAATTTTACGGATATTGATGATAAGATGATAAAAAAAGCACAAGATGAGCATATAACTGTAAAAGAACTGGGAGATAAGTTTATAAAAGAGTATTATAAGGATGCGGATGCCTTGCATATAAAAAGAGCTACTGTAAATCCTAGAGCTACTTTATACATAACAAAAATAATTGAATTTATAGGAGATTTAATAGATAGAGACTATGCCTATGAGATAGATGGGGATGTCTATTTTAGTACAAAAAAATTTAGCAATTATGGAAAACTTTCCGGACAAAATATAGATGATCTTAGAGCAGGAGCTAGGATAGATGTTGATGAGAGAAAAAAAGATCCTATGGATTTTGCAGTTTGGAAGGGGCAAAAACCTGGTGAACCTGCATGGGAAAGCCCTTGGGGAATGGGAAGACCGGGATGGCATATAGAATGTTCTTGTATGGCGCATGATTTATTAGGAGAAACTATAGACATACATGCAGGAGGGTCTGATTTAATGTTTCCCCATCATGAGAATGAAATAGCTCAAAGTGAAGGTAGGACCGGTAAAACATTTGCTAGGTATTGGATGCATTCTGCTTTTGTAAATGTAAATAACCAAAAGATGTCAAAATCATTAAACAACTTTTTTACTGTAAGGGAAATTCTGGAAAAGTACGAACCGGACGTAATAAGAATGTTTATGCTATCAGGTCATTATAGAACTCAAATAAATTTTAGTATGGAACTTTTAGATTCTACAAAATCAGCGTTAGATAGATTGTACAATTCAATAACAAATTTAGAAAATCTTTTAGATAATAAAGAAGACATACCAATTTCAGAAAATGAAAAAGAGTATAGAAATAAATTAGGTAAGTACAAGCAAAGATACATTGAAAAGATGGATGATGACTTTAATACAGCAGATGCTATATCTGTAATTTTTGACCTGGTAAAGGATATAAATGTAAGCATAAATAAGGATTCCTCTGTGGAAGTAATTAGGGATTCGCTCAATTTAATAAGGGAACTGGGAGCTCCACTTGGAATACTACAGCAATCTAAACGAGGAAGCATTGAAAAAGAAATTGAAGCTTTAATAGAGAAGAGACAAATAGCTAGAAGTGAAAAAAACTGGGCACTTTCCGATAAAATAAGGGATGATTTGAAGGCGCAGGGAATAGTATTAGAAGATACACCAGAAGGAGTAAGATGGAAAAGAGTATAG
- the ispD gene encoding 2-C-methyl-D-erythritol 4-phosphate cytidylyltransferase has translation MNGNYAIIVAAGKGKRMGTTINKQFIKIKGKPILYYSIRAFSINPLIDGIILVCAETEIEYCKREVVDKYGLQKVIKLVAGGKERQDSVFNGLGVLEKENCSVVLIHDGARPFVTSKIIDDGIKYSNRYGACACGVRPKDTLKVREESGFSSSTLERKSLFAVQTPQCFKYDLIYDCHKKLMNEKMCVTDDTMVVERYGNKVYLYEGNYENIKVTTPEDLNIAESIVEKY, from the coding sequence ATGAATGGTAATTATGCTATTATTGTAGCTGCCGGCAAGGGAAAAAGAATGGGAACTACTATTAATAAGCAATTTATTAAAATTAAGGGTAAGCCTATATTATATTATTCCATAAGGGCATTTTCCATAAATCCTCTTATAGATGGAATTATACTGGTATGTGCAGAAACTGAGATAGAATATTGTAAAAGAGAAGTAGTAGATAAATATGGGCTTCAGAAGGTAATTAAATTAGTTGCTGGGGGTAAAGAACGTCAGGATTCGGTATTTAATGGACTAGGAGTTTTAGAAAAAGAAAACTGTAGTGTTGTTCTAATTCACGATGGGGCTAGACCTTTTGTCACTAGTAAAATTATTGATGATGGAATAAAATATTCTAATAGGTATGGGGCTTGTGCTTGTGGAGTTAGGCCTAAGGATACACTAAAAGTTAGGGAAGAAAGTGGATTTTCTTCTTCTACATTAGAGAGAAAAAGTTTATTTGCAGTTCAAACTCCGCAGTGTTTTAAATATGATTTAATTTATGACTGTCATAAAAAATTAATGAATGAAAAAATGTGTGTTACTGATGATACTATGGTAGTAGAGCGTTATGGAAATAAGGTTTATTTGTATGAAGGTAACTATGAAAACATAAAAGTGACCACACCAGAAGATTTAAATATAGCTGAAAGTATAGTTGAAAAATATTAA
- a CDS encoding PIN/TRAM domain-containing protein — MLKKILRGLFTIIGLILGYLLGKSALSSDYFAKMFYLANSPVKQFLFLSILTLFFGIILFLISPWINSIIMKTMDYIEKSLQKLPAVEILLGVLGALIGLLISAVFLNLLEKIPVVGTVLAVIVAILMAALGANIAIRKREELMSMFSNIATSVATKRLQGTREKKSKGEHQHAHKGYPKVLDTSVIIDGRIFDICQTGFIEGPLVIPNFVLAELRHIADSSDGLKRTRGRRGLDILNKIQKELNIDVQIYEKDFPNIPEVDAKLLKLSQVLDGKVVTNDYNLNKVAEFQGVPVLNINELANAVKPVVLPGEEMNVQIIKDGKESGQGIAYLDDGTMIVVEGGKKYIGDTKGVVVTSVLQTAAGRMIFARQKGDL; from the coding sequence TTGTTAAAAAAAATACTGAGAGGACTTTTTACAATAATAGGCTTAATATTAGGATATTTGTTAGGAAAGAGTGCGTTAAGTTCTGACTATTTTGCTAAAATGTTTTATCTAGCCAATAGTCCGGTTAAACAATTTTTATTTTTATCTATATTAACTTTGTTTTTTGGAATCATTTTATTTTTAATATCACCGTGGATTAATTCAATTATTATGAAAACTATGGATTATATCGAAAAGAGCCTTCAAAAACTTCCTGCAGTAGAAATATTATTAGGTGTTTTGGGAGCATTAATAGGACTTCTAATATCAGCAGTATTTCTTAACTTGTTAGAAAAGATACCAGTTGTGGGGACTGTACTTGCAGTAATAGTAGCTATACTTATGGCTGCATTAGGTGCAAATATTGCCATACGAAAAAGGGAAGAATTAATGTCCATGTTTTCTAATATAGCAACTAGTGTAGCAACTAAAAGACTTCAGGGAACTAGAGAAAAAAAATCTAAAGGGGAGCACCAACATGCACATAAAGGTTACCCTAAGGTTTTAGATACTTCTGTAATAATAGATGGAAGAATATTTGATATATGCCAAACAGGATTTATAGAGGGGCCACTTGTAATTCCAAACTTTGTACTAGCAGAATTAAGACATATAGCTGATTCTTCAGATGGGTTAAAGAGAACTAGGGGAAGAAGAGGATTAGATATATTAAATAAGATACAGAAAGAGTTAAATATTGACGTCCAGATATATGAAAAAGATTTTCCAAACATACCGGAAGTAGATGCCAAGCTTTTAAAACTATCACAAGTTTTAGATGGAAAAGTAGTGACTAATGACTACAATTTAAATAAAGTTGCAGAGTTCCAAGGAGTACCAGTACTTAATATAAATGAACTTGCTAATGCGGTGAAACCTGTTGTACTTCCAGGAGAAGAAATGAATGTACAAATAATTAAGGACGGAAAAGAATCAGGACAGGGTATTGCATATTTAGATGATGGAACAATGATAGTTGTAGAAGGTGGAAAAAAGTATATAGGAGATACAAAAGGTGTGGTAGTAACTTCTGTTCTGCAAACAGCAGCAGGGAGAATGATATTTGCAAGACAAAAAGGGGATCTATAG
- the disA gene encoding DNA integrity scanning diadenylate cyclase DisA codes for MRLEKDKELKSILKLLAPGTQLREGLRNILRAKTGGLVVLGDSEQIMKVVDGGFTINSEYSSSYIYELAKMDGAIILSSDLKRILYANTQLIPDSSIPTFETGTRHRTADRVAKQTGAIVIAISQRRNVITVYKGYIKYVLQDSSVMLGRANQALQTLEKYVSVLDGVVNNLNILEFQDIVTLFDVMTAIQRTEMVMRIVSEIERYICELGNEGRLISMQLNELIKSVERDGIFMIRDYCQSGMDYDEIYKQLQEISSSELFNLDCISKSLGYAGVPLVDTLISPRGYRMLNKIPRIPTNVIENLVKNFKELKGVMEASYEQLDRVEGIGEARARAIKNGLRRLREQIMIDNKF; via the coding sequence TTGAGATTAGAAAAAGATAAAGAACTTAAAAGTATATTAAAACTTTTAGCACCAGGTACTCAACTTAGGGAAGGTCTTAGAAATATTTTGAGAGCTAAAACCGGTGGACTTGTAGTTTTAGGAGATAGTGAACAGATAATGAAAGTGGTAGACGGTGGATTTACCATTAATTCTGAGTACAGTTCTTCTTATATATATGAGCTTGCAAAAATGGATGGTGCTATAATATTGAGCAGTGATTTAAAGAGAATATTATATGCAAATACTCAACTTATTCCAGATTCATCTATTCCAACTTTTGAAACTGGAACAAGGCATAGAACTGCAGATAGAGTGGCTAAACAAACAGGGGCTATAGTTATTGCTATTTCTCAAAGGAGAAATGTCATAACCGTATATAAAGGATACATTAAATATGTATTACAGGATAGTAGTGTTATGCTTGGAAGGGCTAATCAAGCACTACAAACTTTAGAAAAGTACGTCTCTGTACTTGATGGGGTTGTTAACAATCTTAATATTTTAGAGTTTCAAGACATAGTAACATTATTTGACGTAATGACGGCTATCCAAAGAACTGAAATGGTAATGAGAATAGTATCAGAGATTGAAAGATACATATGTGAACTTGGCAATGAAGGAAGATTAATTTCAATGCAATTAAATGAATTAATTAAAAGCGTTGAGAGAGACGGAATATTTATGATAAGAGACTATTGTCAAAGTGGTATGGATTATGATGAAATATATAAGCAACTTCAAGAAATAAGTTCAAGTGAACTATTCAATCTTGATTGTATTTCTAAATCTTTAGGATATGCAGGAGTTCCTCTAGTTGATACATTGATATCACCAAGAGGATACAGAATGTTAAATAAAATTCCTAGAATACCAACTAATGTAATAGAAAATTTAGTGAAAAATTTTAAGGAGCTTAAAGGTGTTATGGAAGCATCTTATGAGCAGCTTGATAGAGTTGAAGGAATAGGAGAAGCTAGGGCCAGAGCTATAAAGAATGGATTGAGAAGGCTTAGAGAACAAATCATGATAGACAATAAGTTTTAA
- the radA gene encoding DNA repair protein RadA — protein sequence MVKKKTVFVCQECGYESPKWLGKCPNCNKWNCMIEEIKSPQEVTFSNMKFSSTPKSINNIKSGEYERLDTGIMELNRVLGGGIVKGSITLISGAPGIGKSTLLLQTASNIAEKYGKVLYVSGEESEEQIKMRGDRLDSLSNDLYIVSEVNIDKIKAHIEQTKPVFVVVDSIQTLFKESISSAPGSVSQVRETSNDIMRIGKSNNISFFIVAHVTKQGELAGPRVLEHMVDTVLSFEGERTGELRILRTVKNRFGTTSEIGVFEMAGSGLKEILNPSAAFLEDREFQKEGSVIIGIMEGRRPILVEIQALVSETKAVMPRRTAVGVDISRLNLILAVLEKKLRITFYNCDVYVNVVGGLKIEGTFGDLGLALALISSAKSREIGLDNLLAVGEVGLTSEVRPVSFCDRIVNEAKKMGFRNIIIPDRNKEKVNSKDINVIGVSSLKEALNKVF from the coding sequence ATGGTAAAGAAAAAAACGGTTTTTGTATGCCAGGAATGTGGATATGAATCCCCAAAGTGGCTTGGTAAATGTCCTAACTGTAATAAATGGAACTGCATGATAGAAGAGATTAAGTCACCTCAGGAAGTAACATTTTCTAATATGAAATTTAGCAGCACGCCAAAAAGTATAAATAATATAAAATCTGGTGAATACGAAAGGCTAGATACTGGTATAATGGAATTGAATAGAGTTCTTGGAGGAGGTATTGTAAAAGGTTCAATAACACTTATATCCGGGGCTCCTGGTATTGGAAAATCAACTCTGCTTTTACAGACAGCCAGCAATATTGCTGAAAAATATGGGAAAGTGCTGTATGTCTCAGGAGAAGAGTCAGAAGAACAGATAAAGATGAGGGGAGATAGACTTGATTCTTTGTCTAATGATCTTTATATAGTTTCAGAAGTTAATATTGATAAAATAAAAGCTCATATAGAACAAACTAAACCCGTATTTGTAGTAGTGGATTCTATTCAGACTTTATTTAAAGAATCTATTAGCTCAGCACCGGGTAGTGTGTCTCAAGTAAGGGAAACTTCTAACGATATTATGCGTATAGGGAAGTCTAATAATATATCTTTTTTTATAGTGGCACATGTTACAAAGCAGGGTGAGCTAGCAGGACCTAGGGTACTAGAGCACATGGTGGATACTGTACTGTCTTTTGAAGGAGAAAGAACTGGAGAGCTAAGAATTTTAAGAACTGTAAAAAATCGTTTTGGTACTACCAGTGAAATTGGTGTATTTGAAATGGCAGGAAGCGGACTTAAAGAAATATTAAATCCTTCTGCAGCATTTTTAGAAGATAGAGAATTTCAAAAAGAAGGTTCTGTAATTATTGGTATAATGGAAGGAAGAAGACCTATACTAGTAGAAATACAAGCGTTGGTTAGCGAAACTAAAGCAGTTATGCCAAGAAGAACAGCCGTTGGAGTAGATATTTCTAGATTAAATTTAATTTTAGCGGTACTTGAGAAAAAACTTAGAATTACATTTTATAATTGTGATGTTTATGTAAATGTAGTGGGGGGACTTAAGATAGAAGGAACTTTCGGAGATTTAGGGCTTGCACTTGCACTTATATCTAGTGCTAAATCTAGGGAAATTGGACTAGATAATCTTTTAGCAGTAGGTGAAGTTGGACTTACAAGTGAAGTTAGACCAGTATCATTTTGTGATAGAATAGTAAATGAAGCAAAAAAAATGGGATTTAGGAATATAATAATACCAGATAGAAATAAGGAAAAGGTAAATTCTAAAGATATAAATGTTATAGGTGTATCCTCCCTAAAGGAGGCATTAAATAAAGTTTTTTAA